From the genome of Treponema denticola:
TACCGTCGGCCCGATTATCCGAGACATCACGGAAGAAAACGTAGAAGGCGATGAAAAGGACCTTTATTCCTTAAAATTGAGAAACGCAACCTTCTCCTCAGCCCTCGGCATCTTCGGCTCCCAGCTGATTCCTTGGCATGTTTATTTAAGCTTTTTTATCGGCATCGCAGGCACGGTATATCCGCTTTACCAATTCAGTCAGACCCAGATAATAAAGTACAACTTTATGGCACATATCTCGGTCATAACCATTCTATTATTTACCCTGTTCGGTATCGACAGAATCTTCCCCAAATTCGGCATCGCAAGCGAACCGAAAGTAAGGTTAAAGAAAAAATAAAAGCAAAAAAAGCTGCACTGAGGGTAAAACACAGTGCAGCTTTTTAAATGTAGTTATGCTTTATAAAATCTATAATTGACTTACAGGACAGCCATTTTGCCTTGCCCAACGCAGAACCTCGTTCATGCGTTTTTGATAACCTTTTACACCGGAGCTTTGAAGCCAGGCTAAATTATCCAAATCTATTCTAAACGATACGGCTTTTTTTAAAGGTTTCCAATTTTTTAGATGACCTTCCAAAAAATCTTTTTCGGTAAGTTCAGGAATTTCTGTAAAATCTATGTTTTTACGTAATTCTTCAATTCTATTAGTTGTAAAATTGTTTGCACCATTTTTCATAAAGTTTTTCCTCCTCTTTTGTAGAGATACGGGCAGATATAATTCTTATACGTTCCCGCTCCGTATAACTTGAAACACCTAAGTCTACATTCTTTTATTTTCATAAAGAGTATGCTGATTATACTTATTGTAATACCTTTTCACAATTATTAAAAACTATTAAATTTTTAAGCAAACAAAAAAAGCGGTGCAGCTGCAAAAATGCTCCATTTTAAAGAATGGGGTCATTCTTGCATTACCGCACCGCCGACTAACACGAAAGAAGCTTAGGGTTTAAAACCCATAAGCTCCGAAAGGCATTACAGGAATTTGCAGCCTTTATTTCGGTATTCCGAAATTTCCGCGATAATAGCATCGACGTCCATAACCATTTCCATCATGCTTACCTGCTCTTCATAGACCGCAGGGTCTATTTGGCTCTTAATTTCCGGTTCTGCCACGTGATAGCACAAGAGTCCCAACGAGACTCCAGCCAACGGACCTGCAAAAGTCGGGTCGCCTACTGTAACAGTTTCGCAGGCTAAACCTGAAGATTCAGCTTCAGCACCGCCCAAAAGAACAATTACGTTCTCAGGACCGTATTTTTCAGCTAATTCTTTGACTCGCTTTTGGTTTTCCAAGTCCATTGCTCCTGCGCTTGTTCAGACAAAGCATTCGGTTGCAGCATATACAACCTCAGCACCTGCCGATTCTGCACAGAGCTTAATAGCCTCCCCGGGAACGCCGTCTCTGTCACCAATGATGATGACTTTTTTGGTTTTCAAATCAACCATAGCATCCTCCTAGGATAAATTTTTTTAAGGCAGGATAACCTGCCTTACGGTTTATTAAACCGTATCTTTAAAAAGCCGTAAAAAAACTAATCGTCCTTTTTCCGGCTTAAAAGATTAAAACCAAAGTTAGATATATTTTTTTACCATCTCTTCGATTTGACCAATGGTCAAATCACTTCCGGTAACGCTGTCTTTTCGCTCTCCGTCAACATAGATGAGCATTGTAGGAAGACCTAAAACCTGCTCTTTCATGGCAACGCGTCTTGCACCGTCAATATTGAATGAGCAAAACTTTGCCTTTCCGGCATGGCGTTCTGCCATTGCGTGAACATCCGGCATTAATTGTTTACAGGGAACGCATCCGTCCGACCAAAAATCTACAAAGGTTACGCCCTTTGACTGATGAACTTCTTGTTCAAAATTTTCTTTTGTCAATTCAATCATTTTTTTCTCCTATAATAATGCGATGTTTTGTACCTTTGGTACAAAACTCGATAGATAAACAGTGAGGCTGAATTCCTGCCGAACTGTTTATCGTATCTCCTTATTTTTTCATAGCCATCTTGGCTTTGATATCGTCGATATAGTGGCCTGCCCAGATACCGGCAAGAGCACCGTCGGCAGCAGCTGTAACAACCTGACGTGATTCTTTTTGAATAACATCGCCTACGCCGTAAATACCGGGTACGTTTGTTTCCATTTTTCCGTTTGTGAGGATGTAGCCGTTTTCATCAAGGTCTACCAAGCCCTGAATAAAGGCTGTCTGAGGATTGTGTCCGATAAATACGAATACTCCTTCTGTATCGAATTTGGAAGTTTCGCCTGTCTTTGTATCCTTTAAGATAACACTGTCTACAAGGCCGTCTCCGCAAACTTCTTCAACAACGGCATTCCATTTAAAGGCCATTTTGGGGTTGGCAAAAGCCTTTTCCTGAATGGATTTTGCAGCTCTAAGCTCATCCCTTCGGTGAACGATAGTTACCTTGTCGGCAAATTTTGTAAGATACATAGCTTCTTCAACAGCAGAGTCTCCGCCGCCGATAACTACGATTTCGCACTCTTCAAAGAAAGCACCGTCACATGTTGCGCAGTATGAAACACCCTTGCCCCAGTGCTCTTTTTCGCCCTTACAGCCGAGCTCTCTGGCACTTGCACCTGTTGCAACAACAACAGCCAAGCATTCATACTTTACGCCGTCACTTCCGTGAACAATGCGCGTAGGTGAATTGGGAACAAGTTCGATTTTTTCGGCCCTTGCTCTTTTGAATTCAACACCGAATTTTTCGGCATGTTTTTTAAAGGCTTCGGTCAGAGCAGGACCTGAAGATTCGGGGAAACCGGGGTAGTTTTCGATTTCTTCAGTGATATAGCACTGTCCGCCTTGATTGGGCTTTTCTTCAAGAATAACCGTCTTTAATTTTGAACGGGCTGCATAAATTCCTGCGGCCATACCGCCGGGACCGCCTCCAATTATAACCAAATCATATTTTTCTGACATAAAGTCCTCCTAAATATCTCTGGTTAAATATACCAGTTTTTTCTATTTTAATCAAGATATGTATCTAAATTATGGAAGAACTTAGAATGACTGAAATTCCTTTCACTTGAAAAGAGTCGGTAAATCGTATATATTAGCAATAAGATACTAATAATAAGAAAAGGAGAAAGGAAAAATCCACTGACAAAAATGAATAAAAAACTCTTTTTTGTCATTTTAATCATATTTTTTTTCTCAAGTCCTTTTTACGCTCAAAAGGTCAGCAAAAAAAAAGATATTGCCGTATTTGCAACCTCCTATTACGGCAGGCATATCCCAAATAAGTTAATTGATATAATTGATAAAGCGGTCATGAATGTTTTTTTTAACCTTGAGCGTTTTAATATAATAGGCTTAGAATATAGACTGGACTCAAAAGATGTAGACACATTTAACAAAATTATAAAACAATCGAGGGAAACTAATACCGCCCTCCCTGAGGCTGTTTTGATGGGACTGGAAGCCTTTACAAAAGAAGACTGGGAAAAAGCTATCAATTCTTACTATATAATAACACCGGTAATTAAAGATTATTCAATTAAAAAAGGAACATTTTATGATATCTTTTTGGGAGAAATAGACGGATATAATATAAAAGTCAGTTTAGAATTCTATATATATTCTTCAAAAGAAGACCTAAGAGAAAAAATCGATATACAAATAAGCTCTATAGGAAGCTCTTATGAAAAAGCTTGCAATACCGTATATGAATTATTGCCGGATAAACTTGATCCTGAACTTCGCAAAATAGAAGCCTTTACCATAAAAACAGGCATAATCAAAGCCGAAGCCGGCACCGTTCACTTTGAACTCGGGAAAAAAATGGGAGTGAAACTTGGAGACGAATATGTTGTTTTGAGTGAGGACGGAAGAAGAGAAACAGGCTTAATTGTAGTTACTAAAACTGAAAGTGATTTCTCTAAAGGATTAATACTTTATTCAAAAAAGCCCTTAAATTTAGGGGATGCTATTAAGGAGGTACCTCACGGCCCCTTTGAATACAGGGTTTATGCCCTAGGTGAGTTCGGTTTTTCCTTTGCCGAAAGAGGTTTATATGACGGAGGCGGAACCTTCGGCATTAATGTCGCGGGCACAAGAGGCTTTTACCGCTTTAGGCCATGCTTTGGAGCCGAGATGACATTTGACTCTCAAAGCGCTAAAATTCTTTCTACAGGAGCACCGATAACCATATTCGGCGGGGCCGAAATAGGAAATACATATTTTAGGCGTTTACAAATCTTGCCTACAGCGCAATTTTATTATACAATGATTGTAATCGGTTCTAAAGAAAGTTTCCCGATTCCTTTAGGAGCCGGACTTAAGATCTTTGTACACACAAGTTTTCTTGTAACAAAGAATTTTAAAATAGGAGGCGACGTCGGCATAAAAATAGGATCAACCTTTTATAATGGGATAGGAGGAATCCTAAGGTTCACAGCCGGAGCCGGCTTTACAATTAAATTATAACTTTAGGAGAATATAATGAAAAAGATTTTACTTTTTTTGGTTTTAACTGCACCTATTTTCTTTTTTTCATGTGCAAGTCTTGAAGATGCCCCTTATGACGAAAAAAAAGAATATATTGCTATGGGAGAAGATTCTTCTTTTTTACAGGCTATAAATAAGGCAAAAGTGGCAGCGATAAGGCAAGGGGTCATCGATCTCATCGGTTCAGAAGCTGAAAAAAACAATTATGAACAAATTAAAGAAGTGCTTTACAATACGGAATATCCGAATAAGTATGTAGTAAACGAAAAAATGGACGTACTGCAAAAATCGAAAAACGGAGAAATATATATAATTAGAATTAAAATCCCTGTAAAAATGAATGAGGTTTCGGCAACTCTTTTTACAGCAGGTATTTTTTCTCAAAGACCTTCAAGCAATAAAACAATGGATGATATAGTTTTCGGAAACGGACAATCACAAGGAAGTCCTCAAGTTTCACAAAAGCCTAAGGATTCCGGCCTTATTTTAAAAGAAGCCCAAGCTTCTGCCGAAGGCAAAAAAAATCTTCAATTTTTAAATAATTATATCGAAAATATGACCTACATGGTTTTTGATGCTGAAGAATCAAGGGCCGAAAGATTTTTACTTAAAGCCGCAGTAGAAACCGGTAATGCCTTTCTTTTAAAGCAGGGCTATAGAGCTGTAGACTCAAAAGAGGTCGAGAAGCTAAAAAAAGATAATGCCCTCATTTACCAAGAAAGCACCGATGAAGGAATCTCGGCCATTCAGCTGATAGCTCAAAAGCTAAATGCGGATGTATATATTGAAATTGATGCCGTTACAGAGGGCGGCTATGAAACAAGCGGTTATTACGGTTCGGCAAAGATAACCTTAAAAATATTCAATCCGTCTACAGGAGAATTACTGGGAACAGTTCCGTACACAAGCCAAAAAACTTTTAGCCGAGTAAGCAGCTATGATGCCCAGTCGAACGCAATTCAATCCGCAGTAAACAAGGCCCTGCCGATGGCGGTAGACCAAGCGAAGATTCTTTTAGCCAAGGCCTATTCCCGCGGAATACGCTATGAAATTATCATAAACGAAACATCTGACAGCAAGAGCATGGCTCGTTTTAGAAAAGCTTTAAGCGGAAATGTAAACGATATAAAAACCTTATATCAATCCTCAGCACAAACAAAATATGCCGTTTCATTTTTTGGAACCCTTGATGACCTTGAAGCTGTCATCTATGATACGGCAGATTCAGTTGCGGGTTTTGAAAATATAAAATTGGTAATGCTAAGGGGTAAAACCTTAACATTTAAATCGGGCTTTTAAATTGGACGCAGCTTACGCCTAATTTTAAAAATATATTTGCATTATTTTAGGAGGCAAGATATGAAAAAAGCAATTAAGATTATGTTCCTTGCAGCAGTTGCAGTTATAGCCTTAGCAGGCTGTGCAAACAAATTAAAACCGCTTGGAACCGTATCGAGCAAGGTTAAAAAACCGGAAATGCTCGACCACAAAAACCTTAAATGGGATAAACCTGTCCCCGGCTGGGTCGCAGAAGAACCCAATACCATCGAAAAAACAGATGACTATAAGGGCAAGGATGTTTATCTTTTTAAGTTTGAGTCGCCCAGATCAAAGAGCTTGGAGGGAGCCGAGCTATGGACAAGAGATTTTTCGGTCCCTTCCGAAATGGCCAGAATGGTTAAGGTAAGAGTAGAAAGCAAGGCAGCAGCAGCCGCTGCAGGAGACAAGGACAAGGTTGAAGGCTATCTTGAAGATATAGTCAAAACGATTACCTCTACAAAACTTTCCGGCTTTAAAAAAGAAACCGATTATTGGGTTCAGATGAGATACTTCGATGCCGATGGAAATCCTACAGGCGATGACTATACATACATAGTCTTATACAGCATCTCCAAAAAAACCTTGGATAAACTCGTCCAAAACGCCATCAGCGGAGCAGATGAATATAAGCCCAAGACCGAAGAAGAGAAAACGGTACGTCAAAGAGTAAAGGAAGCTCTTTCAGAAGGCCTATAAATCTTTTTAACCTACGGAAGAAAGAACTTTATTAAAAGCGATAAAATTTTCTTTCTTCCGTTTACCGCTTAAAAATCATCTATAATAAAAAACAAAGACTATGCAGAAAAAAAAACAACTATTAAAAAAATTAGTTTTACTGATTTTAACTTTAACATTATTCTCATGTACAAGCTATAAAAATAAACCTGAGGAAGAGCTGCCTGCTTGGATAGAAAATGTGCCCGCCGGCGATGCAGATTACGAATACTTTACAGCCTCAGGAACAAATAAAAATTTTACCCTCGCAGAGGCGGATGCAAAAAATAATCTTATAAACGAAATCATACGGTATTTAGGCGTATCAATAAAAACCGAAACGACAACAACCGCTTTAGGCTCCGCCGAAAACATTGAAAAAATATTAAAATCTGAAATCTCGCAGTCTTCGGCTGCTAATATAAAAAAATTAAAAATCAAAAACCGCTATAGCCAAAAAAACCAAAACGGCCTTACAGTCTATCTTTTGGCCGAATACGATAAAAATGAGCTCCGCAAAGAAAGAAACCGCTTATTAAAAATTGCAGAAGAAAAAATTTTATCGGTAAGTGAACCCCAAAAAAAGGCAGACGATTTTTTTGAAAGTAAAAAATATTATTCTGCTGCCCTTTATTACACTAAGGCGGCCTCTGCTGCATTGAGCTCCGGAATAGAAAACGGGGATATAAAATTTAGACAAAATATTTCAAACGCAAAAGAAAGTTTAAAAAAAATTAACATTAATCTGCAAAAAGACAGGCTTAAAGATTCTTTAAACGAAATTTTAATGCCCATAAACATTGGAATATCTGAAGAAAATGTCCCCTTACTAATAAGCTACAAAACAAAAATAAAGAATAATACCTCCATAATAATTGAAGGCATTGAAACGGATCAAAACGGAACTGCAAATTTTATTTTACATGATGAAAAAATTGAACCCAAAGCCCTCATAAGAATAGAGCTGGATATTTCCGAAATAAACCAAATGCTCGGCTCTAAAGATTTTGATGAATATCAAAAAGCCGTTAAGGAGCTTCAGCAAATTGTTTTTAAACAGGTGATACATTTTGAATTTAAAAAAAATGAAAATAAAATAAAAAACGAAAAGAAACAAAAAGGAAGTGTTTCACTTTTTATAGAACAAGATAATCTTAAAAGCTTAAATATTGAAGAAAAAATTTCGGATATTTTAAAAGATATGAATTTTAAAACCATATCCGCAAAAAATGAAAACCCGTCCGCAGATTTTTTTATTTATGTAAGGATAGAAACCGATGAAGTCTCAGAAACTGCCGATGGACTTTTGGTGAAGCTTAATGCAAATATAGAAATAAAAAATTCAAACACACAAGAAATTCTTTATAAAAAAAATATAAGCAAAAGGGGCGCCGGTTTTACCGAAAAAGAAGCTCATAGATCGGCTTCAATTGCTATGGCAAAAGCAATAGCTTCAGCCTTTAGAGAAATCGCCGGCGAATAATATAGTAGCTGACAAAGTTCCATATTTATTGTATACTTATATTCATAAACATGTTTTTTAAGGAGAAATAATTGGCAAATCCTGTTTGGCTTTTTATGGGGCCTGAAATCGGTGAAAGAAATGCAGCTGTTGATACGGTAGTAAAAACTCTTTCAAAACAATACGGAGATATTGAAACGCATACTGTCTATGCAGGAGATACGGGCATGGGAGATATAATTTCTCTCTTACAAAATGCATCTCTTTTTTCTTCTGCAAAACTCCTTATATTAAAATCGGCAGAGCTTATCAAAAAGAAAGAAGACATCGATTTGATTACAGATTGGATTCAATCCGTTTCAAAAAAAGATAAGGCAAGCGATTCTTTTTTAATTTTAATTTCCGATGAAACATCAGTTGCAAAAAAAATAAGCGATACTGTTTCTAAAACTCAGCAAAAAATATTTTGGGAACTTTTTGAAAACAAAAAACAAGAATGGGTGCGTTCATTTCTTTTTAGAGAAGGCATTGAAATTGAGGATGAAGCAGTTGATGAGCTTTTGGAATTAGTAGAAAACAATACCGATGCTTTAAAAACAGCCTGTTCTCATTTAGTGCTCTATTTTCAAAAAGGCTCACATATCGCTCAAGAGAATATCGAAAAACTTTTTGCCCATAATAAAGAAGAAACACCTTTTTCACTATTTAATGCTTTAACTTTGGGCGAACTGGAAACAGCCCTATCTATAAATCAAAAAATAATCCTTTCTAAAAACTCATCTCCTGTTCAGACAATTGCAGGTTTAACTTATTGCTTTAGGCGATTACAAGACTGGCATAAAATACATAGAGAAAACGAATACTTGGATGACTTTAGCTTAAAGCGTTTCGGTTTTTCGGGAAAAACCGCATTAGCACAATACAAAAGAGCTGCAAAGATGTGGAATGAGATTCAGTGTGTAAAAATAATAGCTCTATTGTCTGAAACGGATTTGGAGCTACGATCCTTAGGCACAAGTCTTCAAAACATAGTTATGGATATGTGCTTATACGAAATAGTTTGCAAATCCGGAAATAAAATCGAAAAATATAATATAGAATAATTTAAGACATAATTTATGTCAATTTATACAAATTATCCTCAAGTAAATTATAAAAACAGGCACTATGAAACTCTGAAGAAAATTCCTCAGTCTTAAAAATCTGTCTAGCCTTTTGCATTATTAAAGGAACTTCTGCCTGCGAAAGAGGTAAATTTCTTCCTAAAAGCAGATTATCAAACTCTTTGTTTCGTATCAATTTATCCGAAGCAAAAAAAAGCCTCATATCGGATAATACATTTTTTTGAACAAGAAGCAAAAAGAGAAAAGAAGCCGAATCTCTTCCAATAGATCCCACGGAACCTAATCTCATATAAAAACCTTTTGTCCATGTTTCATTTGGAATTCTGATGCGTGTGATAACAAACTGACGCTCTCTTTTTTCTGCATATATTTTATCTATATATTTTGCAAAAGGAACCCATTCGATATCATCTGCTGTTCTGATTTCAAGTTTTGCATCAAGAGCCAGCATCGGCAAAAAAGTTCCGGAAAGAGGATCTGCACTTGCAATATTCCCCCCTATTGTTGCAAGAGAGCGTATAGCATTGTTAGCTATCTTTTCTATAGAAAGGTATAAAGAAGGAGGAATGTTTTTCTTGCCCAAATCCAATATTTCATTTAATGTAACGGCTCCTCCGAATTCGAAATAGCGCTCCGTTTTTGAAATAACTTTTAACTCCGGTAAGCAAGTCAAATCCAAAACATGTTCCGGTAAATCCACTATTTCATCGGTTTGCTTATTTAGAAAAGCCGTAGCTCCTGCAATCGGTTTTATATTGGAAATATTTTTTAAAATAGCCTGCATATCCTGAATATTCCGGGCCTTATAAACAATCGTGTTTTTTGTTAATTCATTCATAAGTTTTATTTTCTCCTCTGATTTTTTCCTATTTTTTCAATAGCCGAAAATAAATCTTCAAAACTTGTACATCGGCACATAGTGCTGGAATAAAATTTTCTTATTCTCTCTTCGGCATCGGCTTCTTCAATATCTATATTGGAATTTAAAATTGCGTATGTAAAAAACACTTTCCCCGCATCGCAAAAACCGCACATTTCGACACCGGCTTGATCAAAGCCCGCAGCAATATCTTTATAATCATCAGTCGTTTTAAAATATTCTAAAGTAATTATATTTTTGCCTTCTGCTTTAAAAACAGGAATAAAGCATGCCGGCACAGGTTTATCATTCATTAAAACGGTACATGCCCCGCATTGACCGCTTAAGCACGAGCTTTTTAGGCTTAAAAGATTAAATTCCCGTCTTAAAACCGACAAAAGTCTTTCGTTTGCAGGAGCTTCAATTTGAACCGATGTTTTATTTAAATTAAAATTAATCTTCATTTACATCCTCGCTTTCTGTAACGGCATTAAAAATATCTTCAGTAAAAACAGGTAAAAAATCTATCCGCTTATGATTGAGCATAATTTGATTTAAGGCAGAAATATAAGCTGCAGGAACAAGACTTTCAGCAAGCTCTCCCAACCCGCGGGTTTTTAATTCACTTTCCAAGATAAAAACTCTTATCGGAGGAATTTCTCCGGTCGTAATTATTTTATAATTGGAAGGAAGTAACGAATTTTCTTTTATTTTTTCAATAGAAATATTTGAAACGGCAGTTGCAATAGTTTTATGGATATTTCTATGTACCATTTTTTTTGAATATATTTTTCCCGGATCACATGAAAACCAAATACCTCTAACATTAACTTGATAGGTACTCGGATCAAGCTCGAGCTCAACCACACAGGCTCCCGGAGTTGCCGAAATAAAAGGAGTACCGGTTAAGGTTTCGTTATTCCAGTCCTTAGAACCTGAAAGTTTATAAGTTCTGTTTACGGTAATAGG
Proteins encoded in this window:
- a CDS encoding BrnA antitoxin family protein, which produces MKNGANNFTTNRIEELRKNIDFTEIPELTEKDFLEGHLKNWKPLKKAVSFRIDLDNLAWLQSSGVKGYQKRMNEVLRWARQNGCPVSQL
- the grdA gene encoding glycine/sarcosine/betaine reductase complex selenoprotein A; translated protein: MVDLKTKKVIIIGDRDGVPGEAIKLCAESAGAEVVYAATECFVUTSAGAMDLENQKRVKELAEKYGPENVIVLLGGAEAESSGLACETVTVGDPTFAGPLAGVSLGLLCYHVAEPEIKSQIDPAVYEEQVSMMEMVMDVDAIIAEISEYRNKGCKFL
- the trxA gene encoding thioredoxin TrxA, whose protein sequence is MIELTKENFEQEVHQSKGVTFVDFWSDGCVPCKQLMPDVHAMAERHAGKAKFCSFNIDGARRVAMKEQVLGLPTMLIYVDGERKDSVTGSDLTIGQIEEMVKKYI
- the trxB gene encoding thioredoxin-disulfide reductase — translated: MSEKYDLVIIGGGPGGMAAGIYAARSKLKTVILEEKPNQGGQCYITEEIENYPGFPESSGPALTEAFKKHAEKFGVEFKRARAEKIELVPNSPTRIVHGSDGVKYECLAVVVATGASARELGCKGEKEHWGKGVSYCATCDGAFFEECEIVVIGGGDSAVEEAMYLTKFADKVTIVHRRDELRAAKSIQEKAFANPKMAFKWNAVVEEVCGDGLVDSVILKDTKTGETSKFDTEGVFVFIGHNPQTAFIQGLVDLDENGYILTNGKMETNVPGIYGVGDVIQKESRQVVTAAADGALAGIWAGHYIDDIKAKMAMKK
- a CDS encoding LPP20 family lipoprotein — translated: MQKKKQLLKKLVLLILTLTLFSCTSYKNKPEEELPAWIENVPAGDADYEYFTASGTNKNFTLAEADAKNNLINEIIRYLGVSIKTETTTTALGSAENIEKILKSEISQSSAANIKKLKIKNRYSQKNQNGLTVYLLAEYDKNELRKERNRLLKIAEEKILSVSEPQKKADDFFESKKYYSAALYYTKAASAALSSGIENGDIKFRQNISNAKESLKKININLQKDRLKDSLNEILMPINIGISEENVPLLISYKTKIKNNTSIIIEGIETDQNGTANFILHDEKIEPKALIRIELDISEINQMLGSKDFDEYQKAVKELQQIVFKQVIHFEFKKNENKIKNEKKQKGSVSLFIEQDNLKSLNIEEKISDILKDMNFKTISAKNENPSADFFIYVRIETDEVSETADGLLVKLNANIEIKNSNTQEILYKKNISKRGAGFTEKEAHRSASIAMAKAIASAFREIAGE
- the holA gene encoding DNA polymerase III subunit delta, encoding MANPVWLFMGPEIGERNAAVDTVVKTLSKQYGDIETHTVYAGDTGMGDIISLLQNASLFSSAKLLILKSAELIKKKEDIDLITDWIQSVSKKDKASDSFLILISDETSVAKKISDTVSKTQQKIFWELFENKKQEWVRSFLFREGIEIEDEAVDELLELVENNTDALKTACSHLVLYFQKGSHIAQENIEKLFAHNKEETPFSLFNALTLGELETALSINQKIILSKNSSPVQTIAGLTYCFRRLQDWHKIHRENEYLDDFSLKRFGFSGKTALAQYKRAAKMWNEIQCVKIIALLSETDLELRSLGTSLQNIVMDMCLYEIVCKSGNKIEKYNIE
- a CDS encoding FAD binding domain-containing protein, coding for MNELTKNTIVYKARNIQDMQAILKNISNIKPIAGATAFLNKQTDEIVDLPEHVLDLTCLPELKVISKTERYFEFGGAVTLNEILDLGKKNIPPSLYLSIEKIANNAIRSLATIGGNIASADPLSGTFLPMLALDAKLEIRTADDIEWVPFAKYIDKIYAEKRERQFVITRIRIPNETWTKGFYMRLGSVGSIGRDSASFLFLLLVQKNVLSDMRLFFASDKLIRNKEFDNLLLGRNLPLSQAEVPLIMQKARQIFKTEEFSSEFHSACFYNLLEDNLYKLT
- a CDS encoding (2Fe-2S)-binding protein, whose translation is MKINFNLNKTSVQIEAPANERLLSVLRREFNLLSLKSSCLSGQCGACTVLMNDKPVPACFIPVFKAEGKNIITLEYFKTTDDYKDIAAGFDQAGVEMCGFCDAGKVFFTYAILNSNIDIEEADAEERIRKFYSSTMCRCTSFEDLFSAIEKIGKNQRRK